The region GCAGCAGGACCCCGATGATCGCGATCAGGCAGACGACCACCCAGTTCGGGGTCCGGTACTGCCGCGTGGCGCGATCTCCGCCGCCGCGGGTCATCCGGCCGAATTCGTAATCGCCGCTCAACGCCTCGACCACCGCTTCCGCGCGGCCGACCAACCGGGGCAGCCGCTCCAGGTTCGATACCGCATCGGTAACCGCGTCGCGAATCCGGGCATCTGGTCCGCGGTTGGCCATCACCCAGTTCTCGACCAGCGGCTTGGCCAGGAGCCACATATTGACGGTGGGGTCCAGCTTCCGGCCCACGCCTTCGGCGACCAGCATGGTTTTTTGCAACAACAGAAGTTGCGGTTGCGCCTCCATTTCGAATGTCTCCGTGATCTGAAACAGATGCGCCAGCAATCGCGCGAGGGAAATCTCATGTAGCGGTTTGCCTAATATCGGTTCCCCGATAGAGCGTATGGCTTGGGTGAAATTGCCGACGGACATGCGGGCCGGGACGTACCCGGCTTCAAAATGAACTTCCGCGACGCGCTTGTAATCGCGCTCCAGAAATCCGACCAGCATGTCGGCCAGGTAGTTCCGGGTCCGGATGTCCAGCCGCCCCATGATGCCGAAATCGACAGGGCACAGCGCGCCGTCCCGGGCGACGAACATGTTGCCCGGGTGGATATCCGCATGGAAGAATCCGTCGCGGAACACCTGGTTGAAAAACGATTCGGCGCACCGCTGCAGAATATCGCGCGGCACAAGCCCGGCCGCTTCCAGCGCCGCAATGTCGTCGATGCGAACGCCGTCGATCCGTTCCAGCGTCATGACACGGCGACCGGTCCGGACCCAGTCGATTTTCGGTACGCGGAATCGGGGATCGTTTTCCGTATTGTCGCGCAGTTCCGACCCCGCGGCCGCTTCCAGCCGCAGATCCAGTTCCACGTTGACCGTCGCCTCGAACATGCGAACGACCTCCAGCGGCCGGAGCCGGCGCAAGGCCGGCTGGGTCCGCTCGATCATCCGGGCCAGCCACAGGAACAGGTCGATATCGCGCCGGAACCGCGCCTCGATCCCCGGCCGCAATACTTTGACGGCGACGTCGCCGTCGTCGGCGGTCCGGGCGAAATGGACCTGTGCAATGGATGCCGCGGCAACGGGTTCGTCATCGAAGCTTTCGAACAGCGATTCGATCGGCGCCTGCAATTCCGCCTCGATGATGGTGCGGGCATTGCCTGCCGGAAACGGCGGCAGGTTGTCCTGCATTTTTGCAAGATCATGGGCGATTTCCTCGCCGACGAGGTCGGATCGGACCGACAGGGCCTGCCCCAGCTTGATGAAACTGGGGCCCAGTTCCTCCAGCGCCGCCGCCAGCCGTTCGCCGGGACGCCCCGCGACGTCTCGCCGGGACAGCATGCGCGCCAGGGCAACGACGACCGGCGCAACGCCCATGCGCTCCAGGGGAAACAGGGCGTCATGGCGCGCGAATATGCGGGCAATACGGAGCAGTCGCCTGATCTGGATAAACGCCGAAAACATGAGGGCCGGTCTAGATGCGCCAGGCGGCGTGGATCGCCGCGATCCCGCCGGACAGGTTGCGTACCGTTACCTGCTCCAGCCCCGCCGCGGTCATGCGCGCAGCCAGTTCCTCCTGCGCCGGAAAGCGGCGGATGCTTTCAACCAGGTAGCGGTATGAATCCGCATCGCCGGCAACCCGCGCGCCCAGCGCCGGGACCACCACGAAAGAATAACGGTCGTAGATATCCGCCAGCAGCGGCAGCACCACATGGCTGAATTCCAGGCAGAGAAACCGGCCGCCCGGCTTCAGCACCCGGCGCGCCTCGCGCAGCGCGCGATCCATGTCGGTGACGTTGCGCAATCCAAAGGCAACGGTATAGGCGTCCGTACTGCGGTCTGAAAACGGCAGCGCCTCCGCGTCCCCGACAACCCACCGGATCCTGTCGAGCATTCCGCGGTCCAGGGCTCGGTCGCGCCCGACGGAAATCATTTCGGCGTTGATATCGCAGACCGTGGCGCTGCCGCCGCCGGCATCGCGAAAGCGCCTTGCAATATCGCCGGTGCCGCCGGCCAGGTCGATCAGATGCATGTTGGCGCGCGGCTTCAGCTGATCGATCAGCGACGCCTTCCACAGGCGATGCACGCCCATCGACATCAGGTCGTTCATCAGGTCATAGCGCCGCGCCACGCGATCGAACACGTTGCGCACCAGCCGCGCCTTTTCACCCTTCCCGACTTCCCGGAAGCCGAAATGAGTTTTTTGTTCGTCATCGGCATGTTGCATCATCGGGCGGACGATAGCCTAACGCGCCGGGGTTTGCTAGAACGGGTGCTGCCGGAGCGAGTTTCCCCTGTAACCGGATGACAGGCCGCCGCGATGCCAGAATTGCCCGAAGTCGAAACCGTCTGCCGCGGTCTGCGCATGCCACTGGAGGGGCGCGTCCTGAAGCGCGTGGTTCAGCGGCGGGCTGACCTGCGGTTTCCGTTTCCCGATGGCTTTGCCGCGCGCCTGACCGGCCGCCGCGTGCAGCGGATCGACCGACGGGCGAAGTTCATCCTGATGACGCTGGACGACGACGCCGTCGTGATCATCCATCTCGGCATGTCCGGGCGGATGACCATCGTCGATGCCGACGCCGCCCCGCCGCCGGGTCCGCATGATCATGTCGAATTCGAAACGGACGACGGCATGCTGATCCGGTATTGCGACCCGCGCCGGTTTGGCATGATGGACCTGACCACGGCGGCGGCGCTGGGCGACCATCGGATGCTGCGCCACCTGGGGCCCGAACCGCTGGGCAATGCGTTCAACGCGGCGGTTCTGAGTGCGGCGCTTGCCGGCAAGCGCACGCCGGTCAAGGCGGCGCTGCTGGACCAGCGCGTCGTCGCAGGCCTGGGAAATATCTATATTTGCGAGGCGCTGCACCGCGCGGGCATTTCGCCACGGCGGATGGCCGCGACCATCCCCGGCGCGCGGGCCGAACGCCTGGTCCGCGAGATCCGCGATGTGCTGGGCGAAGCAATTGCGGCTGGCGGCTCGTCGCTGCGCGATTACGTGCAGGCGTCAGGCGATCTGGGCTATTTCCAGCACCAGTGGCAGGTCTATGGCCGCGAGGGCGAACGCTGCCGGCAACCGGCATGCGCCGGCGTCATCAGCCGCATCGTGCAGAGCGGGCGATCCACTTTCCTTTGCTCCGCGCATCAACGATGATATAGCGGCTGTGATGCGGAACCTGATAACGATCCTGGTGCTTCTTGGCATGCTGGCGGCTTCGCCGACCGGCAGGGCAGAGGATTTTATCGAAGGTTTCGAGGACGTGCCGGTGATGCCGGGCATGGCCGTAGACGCCGATACGGCGATCGCATTCGATACGCCGGCGGGACGGATCGTTGAAGCCTATGCCGCGGGAAACGTCTCCGCCGCCGCCATACGGAAATTTTACGACGATACGCTGCCGCAGCTTGGATGGGTGCGCGTCGGCGTGCTGGCTTTCCAGCGCGAGGGGGAAGCCCTGGCGCTGGAGCTGATCAAAAAGGACGAAACGATCACGGTACGGTTCCGGCTTGCGCCGACCCCCAAGTGAGGGCGCGGCGACCGATGCGGCACGCGGACAGGAGAAACGGCAGATA is a window of Alphaproteobacteria bacterium DNA encoding:
- the ubiE gene encoding bifunctional demethylmenaquinone methyltransferase/2-methoxy-6-polyprenyl-1,4-benzoquinol methylase UbiE is translated as MMQHADDEQKTHFGFREVGKGEKARLVRNVFDRVARRYDLMNDLMSMGVHRLWKASLIDQLKPRANMHLIDLAGGTGDIARRFRDAGGGSATVCDINAEMISVGRDRALDRGMLDRIRWVVGDAEALPFSDRSTDAYTVAFGLRNVTDMDRALREARRVLKPGGRFLCLEFSHVVLPLLADIYDRYSFVVVPALGARVAGDADSYRYLVESIRRFPAQEELAARMTAAGLEQVTVRNLSGGIAAIHAAWRI
- the ubiB gene encoding 2-polyprenylphenol 6-hydroxylase; its protein translation is MFSAFIQIRRLLRIARIFARHDALFPLERMGVAPVVVALARMLSRRDVAGRPGERLAAALEELGPSFIKLGQALSVRSDLVGEEIAHDLAKMQDNLPPFPAGNARTIIEAELQAPIESLFESFDDEPVAAASIAQVHFARTADDGDVAVKVLRPGIEARFRRDIDLFLWLARMIERTQPALRRLRPLEVVRMFEATVNVELDLRLEAAAGSELRDNTENDPRFRVPKIDWVRTGRRVMTLERIDGVRIDDIAALEAAGLVPRDILQRCAESFFNQVFRDGFFHADIHPGNMFVARDGALCPVDFGIMGRLDIRTRNYLADMLVGFLERDYKRVAEVHFEAGYVPARMSVGNFTQAIRSIGEPILGKPLHEISLARLLAHLFQITETFEMEAQPQLLLLQKTMLVAEGVGRKLDPTVNMWLLAKPLVENWVMANRGPDARIRDAVTDAVSNLERLPRLVGRAEAVVEALSGDYEFGRMTRGGGDRATRQYRTPNWVVVCLIAIIGVLLLRAM
- the mutM gene encoding bifunctional DNA-formamidopyrimidine glycosylase/DNA-(apurinic or apyrimidinic site) lyase, giving the protein MPELPEVETVCRGLRMPLEGRVLKRVVQRRADLRFPFPDGFAARLTGRRVQRIDRRAKFILMTLDDDAVVIIHLGMSGRMTIVDADAAPPPGPHDHVEFETDDGMLIRYCDPRRFGMMDLTTAAALGDHRMLRHLGPEPLGNAFNAAVLSAALAGKRTPVKAALLDQRVVAGLGNIYICEALHRAGISPRRMAATIPGARAERLVREIRDVLGEAIAAGGSSLRDYVQASGDLGYFQHQWQVYGREGERCRQPACAGVISRIVQSGRSTFLCSAHQR